One segment of Anatilimnocola aggregata DNA contains the following:
- a CDS encoding SMP-30/gluconolactonase/LRE family protein produces MKRCLQAIACLSFLVGAILTTAQPAAHGADKVKTIGSIETIDPSFAKLLAPGAQIEVLGEGFDWTEGPLWVKSSGLLIFSDIPPNKIMKWDPKSGISLFRDKVGYTGTAKFTGEEPGTNGLTLDSEGRIVACCHGDRVIKRIEKDGTLKTLADKYDGKRFNSPNDLVYQKSGDLYFTDPPYGLPQREKDPGKELDWFGVYRLGTDGKVTLLTKELTRPNGIAFSPDEKTLYVAQSDPAAAIYKSFPVKADGTLGEGKVLFDATAWVKEGRPGLPDGMAVDQQGHLWATGPGGVYCFTPEGKLLGRLNTGERTANCKFGDDGSTLYVCADSYICRVKTQVKGIGY; encoded by the coding sequence ATGAAACGTTGTCTCCAGGCAATTGCCTGTCTGTCATTCCTGGTCGGAGCGATTCTGACCACTGCTCAACCTGCCGCGCATGGTGCCGACAAAGTGAAGACTATCGGTTCGATCGAAACGATTGATCCCTCATTCGCCAAGCTGCTCGCGCCAGGCGCGCAGATTGAAGTTCTGGGGGAAGGTTTTGACTGGACCGAAGGCCCGCTGTGGGTCAAATCGAGCGGTCTTTTGATCTTTAGCGATATTCCGCCGAACAAGATCATGAAGTGGGATCCCAAGTCGGGCATCTCGCTGTTCCGCGACAAGGTCGGTTACACCGGCACCGCCAAGTTCACCGGCGAAGAGCCCGGCACCAATGGCTTGACGCTCGATAGCGAAGGTCGCATCGTCGCCTGCTGCCACGGCGACCGCGTCATCAAGCGGATCGAAAAAGATGGCACGCTCAAGACGCTGGCCGACAAGTACGATGGCAAGCGGTTCAACAGCCCGAACGACCTCGTCTATCAAAAGAGTGGCGATCTGTACTTCACCGATCCGCCGTATGGCCTGCCGCAGCGCGAGAAGGATCCGGGCAAGGAACTCGATTGGTTCGGCGTTTATCGCCTGGGGACCGACGGCAAGGTGACGCTCCTCACCAAGGAACTGACTCGCCCCAACGGGATCGCTTTTTCGCCCGACGAGAAGACGCTGTACGTCGCGCAGTCCGATCCCGCGGCTGCCATTTATAAGTCGTTTCCCGTCAAGGCCGACGGCACGCTTGGTGAAGGTAAGGTGCTGTTCGATGCGACCGCTTGGGTGAAGGAAGGTCGCCCCGGTTTGCCGGACGGCATGGCTGTCGATCAGCAAGGGCACCTCTGGGCCACCGGCCCAGGCGGCGTCTATTGCTTCACTCCCGAAGGGAAATTGCTCGGCCGCCTGAACACCGGCGAACGAACCGCCAACTGCAAATTTGGCGACGACGGCAGCACGCTTTATGTCTGTGCCGACTCCTACATCTGCCGCGTGAAAACGCAAGTAAAGGGCATCGGCTACTAA
- a CDS encoding sensor histidine kinase has protein sequence MPNHTYNKSLLLGFLLVFVALIVNTVLAYWNVQRLQSNAQAVSRQHFVMGELQQLYNILLNAETGQRGYLITGQQSFLQPYQKASMELQEKLRTVDKLVSTTPERQKLFGELETSVANRMELISKSINLREKDGIEAVSNWISAGEGKRAMDQVRSQISAIEAKEREVLEQRAAESRVSYWTALITGLISSALGLGLVISGFVLVSRDMAQRQQLSEALQKSKEKLEDRVRARTMEIEASNNALRDEIDIRTKAETTAMQAAQELQRSNRELEQFASVASHDLQEPLRKIQAFGDRLQLHCNEQLGERGIDYLQRILVSAARMRKLIDDLLTYSRVASKAQPFTAVDLNDVAEEVVGDLEGRLQDVGGVVELGKLPHLEADPMQMRQLFLNLIANALKFHRPGVPPVVKVTAQTIATPPKSSGDTSAAPAAYCEITVQDNGIGFEQVYVDRIFELFQRLHGRDEYQGTGMGLAICRKIVERHAGTITAQSEPGQGSCFIFTLPIQQRAALPATTAVTRPANPISNQELRA, from the coding sequence ATGCCTAACCATACCTATAACAAGAGCCTGCTCCTGGGATTCTTGCTGGTCTTCGTTGCGCTCATCGTCAACACGGTGCTGGCCTATTGGAACGTTCAGAGATTGCAATCGAATGCTCAAGCAGTATCTCGCCAGCATTTTGTCATGGGGGAGCTGCAGCAGCTTTACAACATTCTGTTGAATGCCGAAACGGGCCAGCGAGGTTACTTGATAACGGGCCAGCAAAGCTTTTTGCAGCCTTATCAGAAGGCTTCGATGGAGTTGCAAGAAAAACTGCGCACCGTCGATAAGCTCGTTTCGACCACACCCGAACGGCAGAAACTGTTCGGGGAGTTGGAAACGAGTGTAGCTAATCGCATGGAGCTGATTAGCAAATCGATCAACTTGCGAGAGAAAGACGGGATTGAGGCTGTCAGCAACTGGATCTCGGCGGGTGAGGGCAAACGAGCGATGGATCAAGTCCGGAGCCAGATTTCCGCGATCGAAGCGAAGGAGCGTGAAGTGCTCGAACAGCGGGCGGCGGAATCGCGAGTCAGTTATTGGACGGCGCTAATAACCGGACTGATATCTTCGGCCCTGGGTTTAGGACTCGTCATATCCGGCTTCGTACTGGTCAGCCGTGACATGGCACAACGGCAACAACTCTCTGAGGCATTGCAAAAATCGAAAGAGAAATTGGAAGATCGAGTTCGCGCGCGGACGATGGAGATTGAGGCGAGCAACAATGCCTTGCGCGACGAGATCGATATTCGGACGAAGGCCGAAACAACGGCAATGCAAGCCGCTCAGGAACTGCAGCGCAGCAATCGCGAACTCGAACAGTTCGCATCCGTTGCCTCCCACGATTTGCAGGAGCCCCTCCGCAAAATTCAAGCCTTCGGCGATCGTTTGCAGCTTCATTGCAATGAGCAGTTGGGGGAACGTGGCATCGACTACTTGCAGCGAATTCTGGTTTCCGCTGCCCGCATGCGCAAGTTGATCGACGACCTGCTGACGTACTCGCGTGTCGCGTCGAAGGCCCAGCCCTTCACGGCGGTCGATCTCAACGATGTTGCCGAGGAAGTCGTCGGCGATTTGGAGGGGAGACTGCAAGATGTGGGTGGGGTCGTCGAACTCGGCAAGTTGCCGCACTTAGAAGCGGATCCAATGCAGATGCGGCAGTTGTTTCTCAACTTAATTGCCAACGCCTTGAAGTTTCATCGCCCGGGCGTGCCTCCGGTGGTCAAAGTCACCGCACAGACCATTGCAACTCCACCAAAAAGCAGCGGCGACACTTCAGCAGCACCGGCAGCGTACTGCGAGATTACGGTGCAGGACAACGGCATTGGTTTTGAGCAGGTCTATGTCGATCGAATCTTCGAACTCTTCCAGCGCCTGCATGGTCGCGACGAGTATCAAGGGACGGGCATGGGATTGGCCATTTGCCGGAAGATCGTCGAACGTCATGCCGGCACAATCACAGCCCAAAGCGAGCCTGGCCAAGGCTCATGTTTTATTTTCACCTTGCCAATTCAACAACGGGCCGCCCTGCCGGCAACAACGGCAGTTACCAGGCCAGCCAACCCGATTAGCAACCAGGAGCTCCGCGCATGA
- a CDS encoding alpha/beta hydrolase-fold protein — MLRSLFCLTVAIAITVPARGDGPADNQTENVRRIPKLGVEVPAEKRAELEAGLKELRGKIDDLRKRNNAKVNELLPDIEIFHKAVNDALVYQELFDPKEVEFAPKLIITGLERAASLAKGESPWTSDKGLVVRGFVSKLDGSVQPYGLVVPEVYDSHNGPASRCDIWLHGRGETLSEFNFLKDRMTNVGAISPSGVIVLHPYGRYSNAFKFAGEVDVFEALASTERRYRIDPSLIAMRGFSMGGAGAWHLAVHHPHRWFAANPGAGFSETPDFLRVFQKQDLKPLWWEKTLWQWYDCPVWVNNLKGLPTVAYSGELDSQKQAADVMEAAMQAAGMQLRHIIGPDTKHAYTPQAKEEVDRRLTALEMFAGDFGNTEVTFTTCTLRYPRRSFVTIDELEEHWKPGSIQIDLSGEIRFSAKGITAFTVDSDPGYYIDQDSLDVVVNEGLPGAPPDDPNSEEYSVGTVPALSDRSLKFSVHKIGDRWHLGPRTNEIGLRKKHGLTGPIDDAFMESFLFVAPTGKAWNELPSQWSNSELTRAKEHWRRHFRGVARVKNDAQITPDDIAKHNLVLWGDPGSNAVLSQIIAKLPIKWTAEQIQVGGGVFPANQHAVVAIYPNPLNPKKYVVLNSSFTFREFAYLNNARQVPMLPDWAVVDLTTPPNSVWPGKIVAADFFDERWQLKPLKPVNSRP; from the coding sequence ATGCTCCGCTCCCTATTTTGCCTCACTGTTGCGATTGCCATCACTGTCCCCGCGCGTGGCGATGGACCGGCCGACAATCAAACCGAGAACGTTCGTCGCATTCCCAAGCTGGGGGTGGAAGTGCCCGCCGAGAAGCGCGCTGAATTGGAAGCAGGATTGAAAGAACTTCGCGGCAAGATCGATGACCTCCGCAAACGGAACAATGCCAAGGTTAACGAACTACTGCCGGATATCGAGATCTTTCACAAAGCAGTCAACGACGCGCTCGTCTATCAGGAACTCTTCGATCCCAAGGAAGTCGAGTTCGCCCCCAAACTCATCATAACTGGCTTGGAACGGGCAGCATCGCTGGCCAAAGGTGAATCGCCGTGGACCAGCGACAAGGGGCTCGTCGTCCGCGGCTTCGTTTCTAAACTCGATGGCAGCGTGCAGCCTTACGGCCTCGTAGTGCCTGAAGTTTACGACTCACATAATGGTCCCGCTTCGCGCTGCGATATCTGGCTGCATGGCCGGGGCGAAACTCTGAGCGAGTTCAATTTTCTGAAGGACCGGATGACGAACGTTGGCGCTATTTCGCCCAGCGGTGTCATCGTGCTGCATCCCTACGGTCGCTATAGCAATGCCTTTAAGTTCGCGGGCGAAGTCGATGTCTTCGAAGCGTTGGCGAGTACCGAGCGGCGCTATCGAATCGACCCCAGTCTCATCGCCATGCGTGGCTTCAGCATGGGTGGCGCTGGCGCATGGCATCTGGCCGTGCATCATCCGCATCGTTGGTTCGCTGCCAACCCGGGTGCTGGTTTCAGCGAAACGCCCGACTTCCTCCGCGTCTTTCAAAAGCAGGATTTAAAGCCCCTGTGGTGGGAAAAAACATTGTGGCAATGGTACGACTGCCCGGTCTGGGTGAACAATCTCAAGGGATTGCCGACCGTTGCTTATAGCGGGGAACTCGACTCTCAAAAGCAGGCAGCTGATGTGATGGAAGCAGCCATGCAAGCGGCGGGGATGCAACTTCGCCACATCATCGGTCCCGATACCAAGCACGCCTACACGCCCCAAGCAAAAGAAGAAGTCGACCGCCGGCTAACGGCGCTGGAAATGTTCGCTGGTGACTTTGGCAATACCGAAGTCACCTTCACCACTTGTACGCTCCGCTACCCGCGCCGTTCGTTCGTCACCATCGACGAACTCGAAGAGCACTGGAAGCCGGGCTCGATTCAAATCGATCTCTCGGGCGAGATCCGTTTTAGTGCCAAGGGGATCACTGCGTTTACCGTTGATTCCGATCCCGGTTATTACATCGATCAAGACAGTCTCGATGTCGTCGTGAACGAAGGCTTGCCCGGCGCGCCACCAGACGACCCCAACAGCGAAGAATATTCCGTCGGCACTGTGCCCGCGTTGAGCGACCGTTCGCTCAAGTTCTCGGTTCATAAGATCGGCGACCGCTGGCATCTGGGACCGCGCACGAACGAGATTGGCCTTCGTAAAAAGCACGGGCTCACCGGCCCGATCGACGATGCCTTCATGGAGTCGTTTCTGTTCGTTGCTCCCACCGGCAAAGCTTGGAATGAACTGCCCAGCCAATGGAGCAACAGCGAACTCACACGTGCCAAAGAACATTGGCGACGTCACTTCCGCGGCGTTGCGCGCGTGAAGAACGATGCTCAAATCACGCCCGATGACATAGCCAAACACAATCTGGTTCTGTGGGGCGACCCAGGCAGCAACGCCGTGCTCAGCCAGATCATCGCCAAGCTGCCGATCAAGTGGACCGCCGAGCAGATTCAAGTGGGAGGGGGAGTCTTCCCGGCCAATCAGCACGCCGTGGTGGCCATCTATCCCAATCCGCTGAATCCCAAGAAGTATGTCGTACTGAACAGCAGTTTCACGTTCCGCGAGTTTGCCTACCTGAACAACGCGCGCCAGGTTCCCATGCTGCCGGACTGGGCCGTCGTTGATCTCACCACGCCCCCCAACTCGGTCTGGCCCGGCAAAATCGTCGCTGCCGACTTCTTCGACGAACGGTGGCAACTCAAGCCGCTGAAGCCCGTCAACTCGCGGCCGTAG
- a CDS encoding transglutaminase family protein, whose translation MPATNSVPAPATAPVANTSTSPPRPVAKSPEPVFSEQVSSQKTRRLKVLHRNLFQYDRSVERSVHRMHLKPFSDAKQRVLSHQLTCQPTAPVIAYEDVFGNSTIRTEILGPYQELTITAESVVELVDDDPFAFANLPIRPAFPVSWMPWELTMLSPYLTSAELPETQLRELYDYAMAFVERNSRDLMETLFAINLTLFREYKYVPGSTALQTTAYDVFTARQGVCQDFANLFICLARLLGIPARYVCGYVYCPQLDSLQSAASHAWVELYIPNVGWKGFDPTNGILPNLDHIRVAVGRHYLDTAPLAGTLYSPAAETMSVHVHVSEESN comes from the coding sequence ATGCCTGCGACAAACAGCGTACCCGCACCAGCCACTGCGCCGGTGGCAAACACTTCGACCAGTCCACCGCGGCCTGTAGCCAAATCTCCAGAACCTGTGTTTAGCGAGCAGGTGTCGAGTCAAAAGACGCGCCGATTGAAGGTGCTGCATCGTAATTTGTTTCAATACGATCGTTCGGTGGAACGTAGCGTCCATCGGATGCACTTGAAGCCGTTCAGCGATGCGAAACAACGAGTCCTCTCGCATCAGTTGACCTGTCAACCGACCGCCCCGGTCATTGCCTACGAAGATGTCTTTGGCAACTCCACGATTCGCACCGAAATTCTCGGCCCTTATCAAGAACTGACGATTACAGCCGAGAGCGTTGTTGAACTAGTGGACGACGATCCCTTCGCATTTGCCAATTTGCCCATCAGGCCCGCATTCCCTGTCTCTTGGATGCCGTGGGAATTGACGATGCTGTCGCCCTATTTGACGTCGGCTGAACTGCCAGAAACGCAACTGCGAGAGTTGTACGACTACGCGATGGCATTTGTTGAGCGAAATTCTCGCGATTTGATGGAGACCCTGTTCGCCATCAACTTGACCCTGTTCCGGGAATACAAATACGTCCCCGGCAGCACAGCTTTGCAAACGACTGCGTACGATGTGTTCACCGCGAGGCAGGGCGTGTGCCAGGACTTTGCGAATCTGTTTATTTGCCTCGCCCGTCTGCTGGGTATTCCGGCACGCTATGTTTGTGGCTACGTCTATTGCCCTCAGCTCGATAGCTTGCAGTCGGCGGCCTCGCATGCCTGGGTCGAATTGTACATTCCGAATGTGGGTTGGAAAGGATTTGATCCCACGAACGGTATTCTCCCGAATCTGGATCACATTCGCGTCGCGGTTGGACGGCATTACCTCGATACTGCCCCCCTTGCCGGGACACTATATTCTCCTGCGGCGGAAACCATGTCGGTGCATGTTCACGTATCGGAAGAAAGCAACTGA
- a CDS encoding response regulator, whose amino-acid sequence MTREGNPITILMADDDADDRQMTLEAFDESRLANDLRFVEDGAELMDYLCRRNKYSDPATSPRPGLILLDLNMPKKDGREALREIKADPKLRNIRVVVMTTSKAEEDILRTYDLGAESYVTKPVTFTSLVDVIRTIGRYWLEIVELPARGEGDGNG is encoded by the coding sequence ATGACTCGCGAAGGCAACCCAATCACGATTTTGATGGCCGACGACGATGCCGATGATCGTCAGATGACGCTCGAGGCCTTTGATGAAAGCCGCCTCGCAAATGACCTGCGATTCGTCGAAGACGGTGCCGAGTTAATGGACTATCTCTGCCGCCGCAATAAGTACAGCGATCCTGCTACCTCGCCCCGCCCAGGGCTGATTCTGCTCGACCTGAACATGCCCAAGAAAGATGGTCGCGAAGCACTGCGAGAAATCAAAGCCGATCCGAAGCTGCGGAATATTCGCGTGGTCGTCATGACGACTTCCAAGGCAGAGGAAGACATCTTGCGCACGTATGACCTTGGTGCCGAATCCTACGTTACCAAACCCGTTACGTTCACCTCGCTCGTCGATGTCATTCGCACGATCGGCAGATACTGGCTGGAAATTGTCGAACTGCCAGCCCGTGGAGAGGGAGACGGTAATGGGTGA
- a CDS encoding ATP-binding response regulator: MGEAPVRVLLVEDGDDDYVLTRELFAEFPRGAYTLDRVADYESAIKTFSECHHDLYLIDYRLGKKNGLDLIAEARRLECHTPVIILTGQREREIDLQAMQAGAVDYLVKDQLAADTLERSMRYAMQRARLEEVIHKANQQLEERVKERTAELARVNETLQSEIAERKRAEEALREADRLKDEFVAMLAHELHNPLAPLSAALQLFELGSNSPEQNKELRVMMSRQVEQLVRLIDDLLDVSRISRGKLNLRRESFHLSEVIDTALDVSRPMIDSAQHRLELELPDQPLAINGDKVRISQIISNLLINAAKYTPPNGRIELHIRREAAHAVIRVSDNGVGIPPEMLTKVFELFTQVDSSHTRTHGGLGIGLTLVKTLVEMHEGSIVAKSQGEGFGSEFIVRLPLAQTSVPIKPIETAPPVVPLRSIPANRILIVDDNESAGYLLGRLLQKLGQHVHTVSSATAALEVVSSLKPDILISDIAMPGMSGYELASEIRARGESPQPTLIALTGYGRESDRQQAREAGFDHHLTKPVDLQALEQLLIKLNGTAADQAP; the protein is encoded by the coding sequence ATGGGTGAGGCTCCCGTCCGGGTATTGCTGGTTGAAGATGGTGATGACGATTATGTGCTGACTCGCGAGTTGTTCGCCGAGTTCCCTCGCGGAGCGTACACCCTCGACCGCGTCGCGGACTACGAATCGGCAATCAAAACGTTCTCGGAGTGCCATCACGATTTGTACCTGATCGATTACCGCCTCGGGAAGAAGAATGGCCTCGATTTAATTGCGGAAGCCCGTCGTTTGGAGTGCCACACCCCCGTCATTATTTTGACCGGGCAGCGTGAACGAGAAATCGACCTGCAGGCAATGCAGGCAGGGGCTGTTGACTATCTCGTCAAGGATCAACTGGCTGCCGACACGCTCGAACGTTCGATGCGCTATGCGATGCAACGGGCCAGACTCGAAGAAGTCATTCACAAGGCCAATCAGCAACTCGAAGAAAGAGTAAAGGAGCGGACGGCCGAGTTGGCGCGGGTCAACGAAACACTGCAAAGCGAAATTGCCGAACGCAAACGTGCCGAAGAAGCGCTCCGCGAGGCCGATCGCCTTAAGGATGAGTTCGTGGCAATGCTTGCCCATGAACTGCACAATCCACTTGCTCCGCTTTCGGCCGCCCTGCAACTGTTCGAGTTGGGTTCCAATTCTCCTGAACAAAATAAAGAACTGCGGGTCATGATGTCGCGCCAGGTCGAACAACTGGTGCGCCTGATCGACGATCTGCTCGATGTCTCCCGCATTTCGCGCGGCAAGTTAAATCTCCGTCGGGAATCGTTCCATCTCTCAGAGGTGATCGACACTGCGCTCGACGTCAGTCGTCCGATGATCGACTCAGCCCAGCATCGGTTGGAACTTGAACTGCCCGATCAGCCCTTGGCCATCAATGGCGATAAAGTGCGCATTTCGCAGATCATCAGCAACTTGCTCATCAACGCCGCCAAGTACACTCCGCCCAATGGGCGAATCGAACTTCACATTCGTCGCGAAGCGGCCCATGCCGTCATCCGTGTGAGCGACAATGGCGTGGGAATTCCACCAGAGATGCTGACGAAGGTCTTCGAACTGTTCACGCAGGTCGATAGTTCGCATACGCGCACACACGGCGGTTTGGGTATCGGTCTCACACTGGTGAAAACGTTGGTCGAAATGCACGAAGGATCGATTGTCGCCAAGAGTCAGGGCGAAGGCTTTGGCAGCGAATTCATTGTGCGATTGCCGCTCGCGCAAACGAGCGTCCCGATCAAGCCAATCGAAACTGCTCCGCCAGTTGTGCCGCTGAGATCGATACCGGCCAATCGCATCTTGATCGTTGATGACAACGAATCGGCTGGCTACTTGCTCGGTCGATTGCTACAAAAATTAGGTCAGCACGTCCACACCGTCAGCAGTGCCACCGCTGCGCTGGAAGTTGTCTCGTCGCTGAAGCCGGATATTTTGATCTCGGACATTGCGATGCCCGGCATGTCGGGCTACGAACTTGCCAGCGAAATCCGCGCGCGCGGCGAGTCTCCTCAACCTACGTTGATCGCGCTGACCGGCTACGGCCGCGAATCGGATCGCCAGCAGGCTCGCGAAGCGGGCTTCGATCATCATCTGACCAAGCCCGTCGATTTGCAGGCCCTTGAGCAACTGTTGATTAAGCTCAATGGCACGGCAGCCGACCAGGCACCTTGA
- a CDS encoding Hpt domain-containing protein, with product MATIFDYAGSLRRMGNDRGLFQDMILLLREDAPEYLKVIHQSYHAQDYPSLKRAAHTLKGLVLNFGGTRATLAAVALESLANTAEKEPAEKTNIPAAIEELVAAVAELQAALAEHCDEGSSAAPSLPQGSHKSEANKS from the coding sequence ATGGCAACCATATTTGACTACGCGGGCTCGCTCCGACGAATGGGGAACGACCGCGGCCTGTTTCAGGACATGATTCTGCTCCTGCGAGAAGATGCCCCCGAGTACCTCAAGGTCATTCACCAAAGTTACCATGCCCAGGACTATCCGTCGCTGAAGCGGGCTGCCCACACGCTCAAAGGATTGGTACTCAACTTTGGTGGCACACGCGCCACGCTGGCTGCTGTTGCCTTGGAATCGCTAGCGAATACGGCTGAGAAAGAACCCGCCGAGAAAACCAACATCCCCGCTGCGATTGAAGAGCTAGTTGCCGCTGTGGCCGAACTGCAGGCGGCTTTGGCCGAGCATTGCGACGAAGGATCGTCCGCGGCGCCGAGTCTTCCGCAAGGCAGCCACAAGTCAGAAGCGAATAAGTCTTAA
- a CDS encoding UbiD family decarboxylase, with amino-acid sequence MSSLRQLMIELVQAGHAVRWEHEVDGRLEAAEIQRRVYARSGPAIWFTRVKNCRFEAVSNLFGTIERARYLFRHSYEAVRRAIELKIEPAAALRQPWRYWSAPFTAWHMQPKLVRGGPVFAQRINIGDLPQIQSWPGDGGPFITLPQVFTEDPRLPGLAHSNLGMYRVQLSGNSYAQDREIGLHYQIHRGIGVHHAAALANGEPLRVNIFVGGHPAMSLAAVMPLPEGMSELSFAGALAGERIRMANRATPSGNNLPVYADADFCIRGVIRPGRNLPEGPFGDHLGYYSLAHDFPVLEVEEVLARKDAIWPFTVVGRPPQEDTTFGQLIHELTGPIIPTVVPGVQQVHAVDAAGVHPLLLAVGSERYMPFHANPQPQELLTQACAILGQGQMSLAKYLLIANQADDTALDTHDEGAFLQHILKRVDWRRDLHFHTCTTIDTLDYSGDGLNRGSKVVIAAVGPPRRTLATQVPTELRLPEGYSSPRFALPGVIAVSGPPIQPQPSFQQRPEQPIAATWQQTVERFCEQLKLSSRPEELVEQIPLIVIVDDSDFASRTLGNFLWVTFTRSNPAADIYGVGAATMNKHWGCIGPLVIDARIKPHHAPPLIEDPAVSKRVDALAAQGGPLAKWL; translated from the coding sequence ATGTCTTCGCTTCGTCAGCTGATGATCGAATTAGTTCAAGCCGGGCACGCGGTGCGCTGGGAGCATGAGGTCGATGGCCGCTTGGAGGCGGCGGAAATCCAGCGGCGCGTGTATGCCCGCAGTGGGCCGGCGATTTGGTTCACGCGCGTGAAGAACTGCCGCTTCGAGGCAGTTTCGAATCTGTTCGGCACCATCGAACGGGCTCGGTATCTGTTTCGACATTCGTACGAAGCAGTGCGGCGTGCAATTGAATTAAAAATCGAGCCGGCAGCAGCGCTGCGTCAGCCTTGGCGGTATTGGTCCGCTCCCTTCACTGCCTGGCACATGCAACCGAAGCTGGTGCGCGGCGGGCCGGTCTTCGCGCAGCGGATCAACATTGGCGACTTACCGCAGATTCAATCTTGGCCCGGCGATGGCGGCCCGTTCATTACCCTGCCGCAGGTCTTTACCGAAGATCCGCGCCTACCTGGGCTCGCGCATTCGAATCTGGGCATGTATCGCGTACAGCTGTCGGGTAATTCCTACGCGCAAGATCGTGAGATCGGCCTGCACTATCAGATTCATCGCGGCATCGGTGTGCATCATGCGGCAGCCCTAGCCAACGGTGAGCCCTTGCGAGTGAACATCTTTGTCGGCGGTCATCCGGCCATGTCACTCGCAGCCGTGATGCCACTGCCCGAAGGGATGAGTGAACTTTCCTTCGCCGGAGCCTTGGCGGGCGAGCGAATTCGGATGGCGAATCGTGCCACGCCTTCAGGAAACAATCTCCCCGTCTATGCCGATGCTGACTTTTGCATTCGCGGCGTCATTCGCCCAGGACGCAATTTGCCTGAAGGCCCGTTTGGCGATCACCTTGGCTACTACAGCCTGGCGCATGATTTTCCCGTGTTGGAAGTCGAGGAAGTTCTCGCGAGGAAAGATGCGATCTGGCCTTTCACGGTCGTCGGTCGCCCGCCCCAAGAAGATACGACCTTCGGGCAACTCATTCACGAACTAACGGGGCCGATCATTCCTACCGTCGTGCCTGGCGTGCAACAGGTGCACGCTGTTGACGCTGCTGGTGTCCATCCGTTGCTCCTGGCAGTCGGTAGCGAACGATACATGCCCTTTCATGCCAACCCACAGCCCCAGGAACTCCTCACGCAAGCTTGCGCGATCTTGGGCCAAGGACAGATGTCGCTGGCCAAGTATCTGCTAATCGCTAATCAGGCCGACGATACGGCGCTCGATACGCACGATGAAGGAGCCTTCCTGCAGCACATCCTGAAACGCGTCGATTGGCGGCGCGACCTTCATTTTCATACGTGTACTACCATCGACACGCTCGACTACTCGGGTGATGGTCTGAACCGTGGTTCGAAAGTCGTGATCGCCGCAGTTGGTCCGCCACGACGAACCCTGGCCACTCAAGTGCCTACTGAGCTGCGTCTGCCCGAGGGTTATTCGAGTCCCAGGTTTGCGCTTCCCGGTGTGATCGCGGTTAGTGGTCCGCCAATTCAACCCCAGCCAAGCTTTCAACAACGACCAGAGCAACCGATTGCAGCAACTTGGCAGCAGACCGTCGAGCGATTTTGCGAACAGTTGAAACTATCAAGCCGACCAGAAGAACTGGTAGAGCAGATTCCGCTGATCGTGATTGTCGACGATAGCGACTTTGCTTCGCGCACGTTGGGGAACTTCCTGTGGGTAACATTCACACGCAGCAACCCAGCTGCAGATATTTACGGCGTCGGCGCTGCCACGATGAATAAACACTGGGGCTGCATCGGCCCGCTCGTCATCGACGCGCGAATCAAGCCGCATCATGCGCCGCCGCTAATTGAGGATCCTGCCGTCAGCAAGCGGGTCGACGCGCTCGCAGCCCAAGGTGGCCCACTCGCGAAGTGGCTGTAA